In one Aquabacterium sp. OR-4 genomic region, the following are encoded:
- the soxZ gene encoding thiosulfate oxidation carrier complex protein SoxZ, with amino-acid sequence MTDPTLIRARSTGDKTVVRVLMAHEMETGQRKDATGRLVPAWHIREISVTLNGRQVLTAQCGPSVARNPFLQFTLRGAKPGDRIGVSWVDNRGERRSDEAAVIAG; translated from the coding sequence ATGACCGACCCGACCCTGATCCGCGCCCGCAGCACGGGCGACAAGACCGTCGTGCGTGTGCTGATGGCCCACGAGATGGAGACCGGCCAGCGCAAGGACGCCACCGGCCGCCTGGTGCCGGCCTGGCACATCCGCGAGATCAGCGTCACGCTCAACGGGCGCCAGGTGCTGACCGCGCAGTGCGGCCCGTCGGTGGCGCGCAACCCCTTTCTGCAGTTCACGCTGCGCGGCGCCAAGCCGGGTGACCGCATCGGCGTGAGCTGGGTTGACAACCGCGGCGAGCGGCGCAGCGACGAGGCCGCGGTGATCGCCGGTTGA